CCCCTTCACAcgctcctgccttctcttccacttAGTCCCAGGCCAGGCCTTTAGAGGCCTGGAGCTAAGCAGCCCTagagccttccctccctcctaagGGGGAgacagttctttttcttcttaaattcgTTTCAGCACGCTGAAATGCGGTGTTTGTGGAACAGATGAATACACGAGAGCCTTGGTTAGCGCAAAGCCAGATGTCTGCACATCACAGCACctgggtggagggcagaggcatgGGAGCCCTCCTAGTGAGTAGACAGAAGAACCAGATGGAAGCTGGGCAAACCCAGACTTTCCAAACTgtaagaggaagggggaggggcgtgATGCAGTCCTGTGAGGGACTCTATGTACTGACCCATGGGTTTGGGGCTGAGATGCTGAGCTCACACCCGAttgccccccccacctcccctccaggCCGGTCCTCTGAGACAGTTCTTCTGGCCATTTGTCCTTGTGGCTGTAATGAAGGTGAGAAAGTTCCCAGAGGAGAGGGAGGCCCAGGCCAGGGTCCCACCGCCCTTCTCACTCTGAGACACCTCtcttccagcctcagtttcctcctccgTAAACCAAGAATACTAGGCTGAGGCTGCAGGTTCAAAGATGACACAGGGAAAGCCCAGAAAAGAATCCTGGCGCTTAGGATCTCACGAAACAGGAGGAAGCCTTGAAGCCATTGACCTTAGCTGGACAAGGGGACACAGACCCAAAGCGCAACACGCAGACTGGCCCAAGGTCACTCCGCCCTGGGCTGGGTCTGACCCCAGATAGCCTGACTCCAAGGTCCTGGAGTTGGTCAACAGCCAGCAGTATTGGAGGAGCAGGGAAGTGGCGCCCAGAGGCTTCTGTTTTGGAACCATTGAGGGGAGCACCTGCCACCTGGGGAACTAGCCACTAGCCGGGCTGGCGGCGCGCCTGGCAGTCACTGAGCCGCGACCCTCCCCGGGAGGGGCGGGGCGGATGGTTACCTCATCGCCGCCTCCCGGAGGCCCTGCTCGCTTGCTCCCCCCCCGTGCGGCTGGCTGAGGCGGCGGCTCCCGGCGCCTGAGCAAGGAGGACACGGAGCTGCGGGCGGGGACGAGTCTGCACCACTCCGGGTACGCTCTCCTTGCGGAGCTGCGGGTCCGTCCGCCGCCGCCCGCTCTCTGGGTCCTCGGTCCTGGCCTCTTGCGGCCCAGGTGCTGTAGGCGGCGCGACGCGGGTGTCCCGGGCAGGGCAGGCAAGGCGCGGGGCCGGCTCATGAAGCTCCCTGGCGCCGAGCGCGGGAGCGCGGGCCAGCCATGGGCGGCAGCCTGCGTGTGGCTGTTCTGGGTGCTCCGGGAGTGGGCAAGACCGCCATCATCCGCCAGTTCCTGTTCGGTGACTACCCCGAGCGCCACCGGCCCACGGACGGTCCCCGCCTCTACCGGCCCGCCGTGCTGCTCGACGGCGCTGTCTACGACCTGAGTATCCGCGATGGTGACGGCGCTGGCCCCGGCTCAAGCCCCAGAAGTCTCGAGGTAGCGGTTCaaatgtggagtgtgtgtgtgtgcgcacttggTGTCCACGTGTGTGTCCACGTGGACTGACCCAGGACGCCAGAGCCTGTTCTGGGATTAGGCGAGTGTGTGTTTAGGTGTATTGCATGCGAGCTTCTACGTTAGCCTGGAGGCGTCCTGTAGCTGTTTCTAGTCTTCCTTGCCTGCCTAAGCTGGCGTCTGAACCAGCCTGTGGCACAGCACTGCCAGAGCTGCACCGCTGTGACAGTCAAGACCAGGACAGGAGTATCCTTTCTATAGAGGGCCACTGCGCCCTCATTTCTGTGCCCTGGAGCAAAAACTTAGTAATTGGTGCAAAGTCCAGACAGACTCCCAATCTTTGGCACAGGGTGCCTTTGAGGGTTTCCCAGTGGAGCTGGCATTTgagcagcacctgggaggctgaatGAAGTTTTGGGGAAAAGAAGCTGTAAGACTATTGAAAGGGGGAAAGAGTATCAGGTGCTTAGGCCAGAGACTTCGCCTGTACAACTgctccaggacagtcacagtCACCATCTGCCTGTGAAAGGCAGAGCCAGTACCTGGCAGCTAGTAGCATAGGTTGGGAGGGCAGTAGTTTGACAGGAGGCCCAAGACATAGGGACTGACAAGACACAGCTGGGAAATCTGGCCTGTGGGAGGGAGCGTGGAGTTCTGAGAGGTGATGGGGTCTGAGGATGAACCATCGGGTTTTTGGAGTAGGAGGGTCTGCTGCAAACCCCAGACTTTACCCCTAGGAGTGGCCGGACCCTAAAGACTGGAGCTTGCAGGACACAGACGCCTTTGTGCTGGTCTACGACATCTGCAGCCCGGACAGTTTCGATTATGTGAAAGCCCTGAGACAGCGCATAGCAGAAAAAAGGTGAGGGGTTGGGCTAGAGGGGGAGGTCTTGCTGGGGATGCTGTAGTCTGGTCTGGGCGCTTCTGGATCATACTTTGTACCCATCTGAAGGTCTCTTGATGTGTAAGGTTTGAGGCACACCCAAGAGGCTCTGGCTGTAGGAGGGGACCCACCTGCATTTGTACACGTGGGGAGGGTTTCCTCCGGCCATGGAGTCTCCAGCAGTGTCTCTCTGATATCCATCTGGCCTCCAGGCCGGCGGGCGCGCCAGAGGCACCCATCCTCGTGGTAGGCAACAAGCGGGACCGTCAGCGGCTGCGCTTCGGACCTCGTCGTGCACTGGCAACTCTAGTTCGCCGGGGCTGGCGCTGCGGCTACCTCGAGTGTTCAGCCAAATACAACTGGCACGTGCTGCGTCTCTTCCGAGAGCTTCTGCGGTGTGCTCTGGTGCGCACGCGCCCTGCGCACCCGGCCCTGCGCCTGCAGGGGGCGCTGCATCCAGCGCGCTGTAGCCTCATGTGACCCGATTGGACAGAGAAATCTCATGAAAGCAGGCTCCCACCCACAATCTGTGCGGATGGGCTTTCGTTGACCTTGATTGGACCCAGCCGACTCCCAATCATTGGACAATATCAGTTTTATCTGAGACCTTATTGGGTCACAATCACGGATGGAGAAGACTTGGATATATAAGCGTGGTGGAAAGCGTTAGTACAGCCCTTGGAGCTTTACCGGAGACacattttgagaaaaggtctcactacgtagccttggctatcatcgaattacaaagacccacctgcctctccacTGCTCGACACTTTTTAAGTCATGCCTTACCaggtaataaaaacaatttaaacgCAC
This DNA window, taken from Acomys russatus chromosome 22, mAcoRus1.1, whole genome shotgun sequence, encodes the following:
- the Rasl10a gene encoding ras-like protein family member 10A, with translation MGGSLRVAVLGAPGVGKTAIIRQFLFGDYPERHRPTDGPRLYRPAVLLDGAVYDLSIRDGDGAGPGSSPRSLEEWPDPKDWSLQDTDAFVLVYDICSPDSFDYVKALRQRIAEKRPAGAPEAPILVVGNKRDRQRLRFGPRRALATLVRRGWRCGYLECSAKYNWHVLRLFRELLRCALVRTRPAHPALRLQGALHPARCSLM